GCCAtaaccaagtctgaccaaccaGGCACGGGCCCGATTAAGACAACTGGACAGATCTTGGCTAGGGCCGTCATTTAGGCGGTGTGATATTGGGTCACTCAAAAAGAAAGGCACCgttcaaaaatatatatagaaAAAATATATCGTACAATATGCCTTAACGTACATTGCGTACGCGATGGCATAATCGCACGTTCTATTATAAAAAGTTGAAAATcgcatgtgtgtatatatgtaagTCGCATGTTATATTTTATATGAAAGTGGATGTATTTAtaaatgaaatcgcatgttatatgtgtgtatatactTTTTCTGTATCTACAAACTAATAAAATCGCATGTGGATAtatatgaaatcgcatgtttataTACTAATGAAATCGCATGTTCATGTATATGTAAACCCAATTTCGCATGTTGATTATGTCACGCATACCCAATGTACGTTATGATATTCTGTAAGTTAACCGACctctatatatatttaaatagttgatgggtCTTTTTTAAAGTCGGGAGCTTTGGTCAAGCTCATAAGAAATGAGCTTAATTTAGATTCAGAGCTCTACGCCCTACTTGCGGTGTGtgcatataatatatatatgtgtgggtattcggggggcaaaagtgaaattgtattaattttaatgttattttactaatttcgtgaaaataacgttaaaaagcgAGCGACAGTTAATCATACATCATGTAGTGGCGTTGATAGACAAAAGaatacatgcactaatcggcctttgtcctAAATGTTGAGTGTTAtatgccttatgtccaaggcttgatgcaaaactgtTATCGacttagaccgtggggtatggtggggcgggggtttagggcatgggttgacacgttgatttcgaggggcaccgctggtcagttgcatgttgggtcggtatggcggggcgtagctagcccgcgtgggttggccacgtgttataattttttttcaattattataaaaatacacacaaaattaaaaaaaaaacctaaaatttaaatttaaatccTAGCCACCTATAGCCTAGCCAACCTAGCCAATGAGAGGCGGCCACGGAAGACCGCTAGGCTCGCCCAACACCCGGCCTGAAACCTCCGCCCAAAGGGCCacaccgaaacccaagcccacccaggatggtgacttgggcgtttgtacccaaccccagccccaaccccgccccataccccatattcttaCATCTTACCCGTTTAAGACCTTACCTTACGTCTCTTGCTAGTAACATTTACTGAGGTATGATGACGATGATTAGATTCAGAGCTCACTTAAACTCATCTCACTATAACAActagtttgatgacctcattgACGAAGAAGACAACGATAAGTTTTGTCTATTCTATATGAAACTATACATCATATTATTATTCTGTATGAAACATTATTTAAACGTGTTCACAGTAAATCTCATATGTCTACATCCATATTGAAATGTAATCTCCAATAGCTCATTTACGTCCGTTAAAATTGGAACGTCATCAACTATATTAACAAAAATTATTATCTTATCTTTTtacaattttactagcatgcCACTGCAGATAACAAAAGCCATGAAAATCACCTATCTCTTCACCCTTATCCACCTCTTCTCCGTCCAATGCTCTCCGTCACCGTCACCGTCACCACCACATTTCGTCGGAAAACACTCCCTAAACAACACCACTCCTCAACAATACTTCGAAGTCACCCACCCCCTCCCCACCGACGACATCACTCCGTCATGCTCCGTCAGCCTCCTCAACCACTCCTTCGCAAACACCTACGGCAGTCCTCCCGTTACCGTTAACTACACACCACCAAAGTCCAAATGCAAATGGTCCGTTGCTGTTCTCGAATTCCAAGCCGAATGTAAAGGCGAGCAGTACGACCGTATTGCCGGAGTATGGCTTGACGGCGTAGAGCTGTTGCGAACGAGTACGGCTCAGCCGACTGAAGCTGGAATCTTCTGGAAAGTTCGGAAGGATGTGAGTAGGTATTCTTCGGTTATTTCTCAGTCAAATGTTAAACTCACAGTCATGCTTGAAAACATTGTGAACAAAGACTTCACCGGCGTTTACGACGTTAACATCTCGTTGCATTTTTACTCTGCTAGTTCAGTTAGGGTTCCGTTATCTATAGTCTCGGGAATTCATACTTCGTCTAGTAGTAGAAAACTGGTTTCTGTTAAAAATAACGAGATTGGAGGTAAAGTAAACGTGGATAGAGTATTAAAGGCGTTATATCCGTATGATAAGCCAGCGGATTCGGTGGTACCGATATCCGGCACTAACGGTGTTAATGAGGGGTTTTGGTTTAAAATTGATGATGAACATGATGTTCAGACTACAAAAGTTAAAATAGCTAGCAAAACATACAAAGCAGTGCTTGAATTGTATGTATCTTTTCATGGAAATGATGAATTCTGGTATATGAATCCTTCGGATGCATATGTAGAAACCAACCATTTGTCGACAGGGCGAGCTCACGGGGCGTATCGTGAAGTTTTGGTGACGATAGACGGGGAATTAGTCGGGGCTGTGGTTCCTTTCCCGGTTATATTCACGGGTGGGATTAATCCGCTGTTTTGGGAGCCGGTTGTGTCGATTGGAGCTTTTAATCTTCCGTCTTATGATATAGATTTGACTCCGTTTTTAGGGCGTCTTTTAGATAACAAGGATCATAAAATTGGGATTCAGATTGCGGATGGTATTTCATTTTGGCTTGTGGATGCCAATCTGCATCTTTGGGTTGATCATTCGAATGTTAAGGCGCAGACTGTGTCATCGAAGGTCCCGGCAATGGAGATTGAACGTAAAAATGAATTCGTGCTCCTTGATGGAGAGTTCGAGATAGAAGGAGAAAGGGAGAGCGAAGTTACTAGTTGGGTGTCTTCAAGCGCGGGCAATCTGACCACGAAATATAAAGAAAAAATCAAGTTCAAGAACAAACTCAAGTTCAAAGACCAAGGCACGAAGAAAGAACTCGATCAGACGTACAAAAGGAAGATTAAAATCAAAACGACGAATGAAATGGGTCAGGTGGTTGAGAATTTAGAAGTGAAGATTAAGTATCCTCTGGATATCAACACGGAAACTAGGCCCGGGTTAGATAGGGGTACCACTGTGATGACAACACAAGTGGAGCTAGAACGTAGCGAGCGGGTTTCTGGTGGTACAGATTGGATGTCTTTGAGCCACAAACTGAATTGTACTGGTATGATGGTGGTGAAGGGTAGTTCTGTGTTGTCGGGTTTAGCCGAAAATCATCAGAATTACAATTATAAGGATGGTCTTGGTTGTTATACTCGGAAGGTTGATGTGGTGAATGGTGTTGTTGTTGGGGATGATCCGAGCTCGATTTGTAGCTGAAATTAAGTTGCAGTGAATGTGGTCCGGATTGAAGTTACTCTATGAGTCTATTGTTATCGAGTTTAACTGTTGTGTTTAGGTAATAATTTGAGTCGATTGTAATCGAGTTTAATTGTTGTGTTTAGGTAATAATTTTAATGTACGTCTAGATTATGTATTCTGTATGTTTGGTATGTTATTGTCATTTGACATGTATAATTTTAGGTAATAATTTTAAACATTAACCAGAGATGTAATCATGTAACTGTCTGTTTGTTTGGGTTTTTAGTTACTTGTTATGAGCACTTTTAATATTATGTAATTGTAATCACATTACTGTCTGTTTGTTTGGGTTTGGGTTGTTGGCCCAATTTCTATACATGTATataactagtttttgccccgcccgcgttgcggggcaataaaccgaatatttctttctcataacatgtatgtctgtatagagggtaaaatcgtaattataTTTTGAGCCGGGGTAGGGggaatcatatttttattttgaactgtgggaaaaaacgtaattttgagctgagggcagatTCGTAATTTGAAGGTAGAGGGAAAAccaaaatttgtttttaactgggtgcaaaaccgtaattttaaacgaagggcgaaaccgtaattttaaactgtgaACAAaactaaaaatgagtttttgaaccgagggcaaaagcgtaattttgagttaggggcaaaattataattttatttttagctgggggGCAAAGGCGTATTTTTAAGCGAAggacgaaatcgtaattttaaacgggAAATAAAATTAAGTTAAAAAAatgttggtccaatgggggagtgccaggcaaaaattttttttaactgggtgcaaaaccataattttaaacgaagggcgaaaccgtaattttaaactgtgaACAAaactaaaaatgagtttttgaaccgagggcaaaagcgtaattttgagctaggggcaaaattataattttatttttagctgggggGCAAAAGCGTATTTTTAAGCGAAggacgaaatcgtaattttaaacgggAAATAAAATTAAGTTAAAAAAATGTTGGTcaaatgggggagtgccaggcaaattttttttttaactgggtgcaaaaccgtaattttaaacgaagggcgaaaccgtaattttaaactgtgaACAAaactaaaaatgagtttttgaaccgagggcaaaagcgtaattttgagctaggggcaaaattataattttatttttagctgggggACAAAAGCGTATTTTTAAGCGAAggacgaaatcgtaattttaaacgggAAATAAAATTAAGTTAAAAAAatgttggtccaatgggggagtgccaggcaaaaattttttttaactgggtgcaaaaccgtaattttaaacgaagggcgaacacgtaattttaaactgtgaACAAaactaaaaatgagtttttgaaccgagggcaaaagcgtaatttggagctaggggcaaaattagaattttatttttagctgggggGCAAAAGCGTATTTTTAAGCGAAggacgaaatcgtaattttaaacgggaaataaaattaagttaaaagaatgttggtccaatgggggagtgccaggcagctgcctggcactattcccccatctTGGAATTGTATAGATGTATAATAGTTTTGCCaatagaaaaaagaaaaaagaaaaaaaaatcaagtacGGAGAATAACTATATATTAATTTAAGAATTAGTAATATTCCCCGCGTGTTACGGCGGGTCTACGGAAGTATCAGTTCGATTTATAATGGGATCGGTATGGTATCGGCATTCGATATAGTAACCAaaagataaaactaaaaaataaacgAATATCGGTTCCAATAATAACGATACCAGTACCAATGTTGATCGGTTGAAATCGACAGGGCATTGATGTTGTAATGGTCAAAAGacgaaaacaataaaaacgaataTCGGTTCCAATAATAACGATACCAGTACCAATGTTGTTCGGTTGAAATCGCTAGGGCATTGATGTTGCTAGGACGGTGTCATTTTAGTTAGTCACGGTAAGGGTATGGTACCAACACTCGCTAaaaatgtcacaccctgctagtagcggaagcgtattgtgtgtgacgtaagaaaggtaatcattgcatccaaatgtattaacaacatgaaccaacaacgatgccatagatatatagttttcatcaaaagattacaagttttCAACATAGTTTCCGAGTTTCAACAACGTTTGACATAGCATAGTCTAAGTTATTTACACATAACAAAAGTTAGTTTTTGACATAAAACATAATGAGGTTTTGTcccctatatacccatacgaagttgggatataaaagacaaaccctccaaaagtggccatcgttgtcatttgttttcccgaatcccatagtgaatcaccggctcaagacctgtttcctgaaatacatgtagttttaaaaagtcaacaaaaagttgagcgagttcatgcagtattTGTTATCATATGAAAACTCGTAAATGTTATCTTGAAATCATGGTATGTgctgattcattcatggagtctgttaaggatctatcagtgggtagcgagcccctgacataatgtaccataagtaaataaccaaaccgagaacactttgttatcatttgggatcacaaaagcactccacggttaacaactaggagtggggcgtgcctcaagcccaatagatctacaccttttgcaccttggtcactatgtgattaatggttattaatgttatcatcctacttatgcacattgatcatgttatcttctactccgtaactaacataccaatagttttagcatgtatttcccctcgatgtttttgaaaacaaaacattgaaatcagtgaaaggagggacatgaactcacaagtttgcgttccgtgtactatgatatcgaagtgagcgtccgtacgtgtcgataacctacatgtgtactaatctcgttagacactaggtctttcggacctcgtacaagttgttcatcttgaattcttattGTGTTTTCatttgtcatctttggaacaactttgtatttttttAAAGCGTTGGTAGTTTATTCGCTCAATTGTTAAATATATTGAATTCATAAGTGTTTtcatgtattctatgtgtattgacttatgtgtgaCCCGGCTTCGCCCTTCACATGTCCTCGTGTCGCGCACGCATGTTattgagcctttgctcatgttattgggccgagcccatgtcattgggccgagcccatgtcatctatgttattGGGCTCTAGCCCATGATATATTGTTATTGGGCCCTTGCCCATGAATTCTTGCTATTGGGCTCTAGCCCAtgatttattgttattgggccatgCCCATAATCAGTTTTGTGAGTCCATTAATAATCTTgcatttttatccaaattttaCTAAGTATAGGACTTTTAAATATGTTCATGTCCTAAAATAAATACTTAGTAGTTTTATAGATTTTCAACTTTCCGGATTTTGTTATCGGTAGTATATATTTGTATTCGTTAAGCGTTCTAAAAATATCTTATTTTTAGACGTGTCGTCGTAGTGGCTTTATAGGTATATTTCCGCGTCGAAGAGTCGCCCAAATGTTGTAGTAGTTTCCCGCGGTGACGATACGCTCGTTTTATCGTCGTcgagtgttatgtatttccatttcggccattttgTTCATTCGTCCGTTTTAATAGCATTTCATTGGAATGTTAaagaaacatgtatatgtatatttGTGCCATTTTATACTTGTTTCACACAAGTATTTATTGTAATCTGGGGTGtattattttgatcaccctaagTGTATCTAAATacatacacatagcacataataATTATACTTAATGAgttttccaaaatatatataatttttgcccaaatatatatatatatatgaatggtTATTATTTACAccatttatttttgtgaaaatacatgTTTTAGTTCCCAAGAACACTTTACCATTTAAGACTTAACCATTTTCATGAAAGCTTCCATAATGACTTTTAGAACCATtaatcgcgtttaacattgttaatcaccctttaatcccctctttaatcgcgattagatttttagaaaaattcgccatagtttcccctaaaactatgacgtttcccacgttataAAAACGCGTTTAAACAACAATCACAATCAATTTCCAAATCGTCACCAAGTTGTTAAGCTttaccaaaaaccctttttttaaGTAATAATCACACATGCTTTCATTCTTTCATGAGcttttaacatatatatatatattttccaagttagTAAAATACAAAGACTTTTATATATCACCCTTTTTTTTATAACAATCTTTATATGTCcacttttttttatatacattaatACCAAGTTTACTAATTTTTAAAAGTCAAGTTTCATGTTCACTACATTTTTAATATTTCAAGAAccataataaaagttatatacaCATGTAAAGCTCATGATTTTAGGGatgatgatcttgcatgatttaaACATAATcgtgtttaaatcatattttcaagtttaatatgGCAAGAGTAACATGCTTATAAATTACTACAATATATAAGCATCGAGATCATCATAATCCCATTTTTTTTACACAACTTGTTCTAACATGATCAACATAAACAACAAGATTAGACTAACTAGCTATCACAAATCTaataaatcaacacataatatagTTATATTTAGTGTTTGTTAtgtttgagattagggttttttttttattatgttaaGCTTTAAATCCAAGAACAACAACTTGTACTTCCATAAACTACTAGTAATTTAAAGCTTAAAAATGGTGGTTTGAAGACTTACAATATTGCACTAATTTAGACAAGAAAATAAGAAGACATAAGCACCAAGATAAGCTCCTAGTAATGCTCCATGTTTAACCTTTCTTGGATGAACTTGTAATGGGATTTTTATGCTTACAATAGTGTGCTTAGTTTATGAAAAAGATGAGGTTTGAGGGTGTTGGGACTGCCGAAAGTAGAAGGGAAGAAAGAAAGGGTTTTGCTATGTGATATTGTGTAGTGGAAATGAAAGAATGATGGTAATGTTTATTTAAAAGTGTTGCAACAATCTAAATTAGTCAACAAGCAATCTTACAACCTTACCAATCATAATCATATCATCTTTTAATTAAGGGTATGGCCAAGAGATATGGCGGGAAGTATGGTggttgttttattattatttttttttatattaaccATGTGATATAAATGGTAAAATGTAagatattttggtaattaattTAGTTAGGGTGATTAGGGTGTTAATGGTAGTTTAGGATTTTAAATAAAGTCCAACTAGTTTATTTAATGGGTATTAATTTTGGATGGCAAAAATGCCACTAGTTCGCTCGTTGGTTCGGTACCGGGTGGTATATGGAAGGTATAATATAATACCGGGAACTATGGTTTTGATTCACCATCGATACTATGGCGTTTATTTAGGGTACTTGTGTAACACCCTAATTTTGTAATTGactaaagtcgcagcggaaacacgtaccataaaatttctttccttacaATTACCTTGACTTACTTAAAACTTCATTTTAATACAACTTTTTCACATGAAGTCATCAATTGACTCATTTACAATTAAATACATGACATGGGTTTTCTAAATTTCAACACCAACGTTTCCGTACAATCTGtcttgtgactcgatcctcgatctctaatccttgaagatcctcatgactcgtgattcgtacaacctgcactcaccacatacattcatcacattagtacacaatacataaacaagactcAATACATGTACACTTTCCATTCAGCTTTCTCTCTAACTTTAAGCATATCATTAGCGTATCCATTCCCTTGTGAGTCTTCAATAATGTGCCTGCATAAATCTTCGTTTTCCAGGTACATAATTAATATCATTAACACTTAACGTATCCAAAATCATACTTCATATACTCGTGCATACATCCATATCTCAATACATACATGCCTACacccatacgtatcttcatatattcataaatacACTTCTACATATGTACCTACATTTATACGTCTCTACCTTCATGCCTACGATCACACGTACTcgcatacatacacaaatacacatttgcatacatacatacatttctacgccttcacatatatacatactatcatacgtatcttcatatatacataaatacgcttctacatacgtaaaggaaattcttaacttagaatcccacatttaggtaccatattactacatattctttaggatcccacatttaggtaccatattactacatattctttaggatcccacatttaggtaccatattactacatatcctttaggatcccacatttaggtaccatattactacatatcctttaggatcccacatttaggtaccatattactacatatcctttaggatcccacatttaggtaccatattactacatatcctttaggatcccacatttaggtaccatattactacatattctttaggatcccacatttaggtaccatattactacatatcctttaggatcccacatttaggtaccatattactacatatcctttaggatcccacatttaggtaccatattactacatatcctttaggatcccacatttaggtaccatattactacatattctttaggatcccacatttaggtaccatattactacatattctttaggatcccacatttaggtaccatattactacatatcctttaggatcccacatttaggtaccatattactacatattctttaggatcccacatttaggtaccatattactacatatcctttaggatcccacatttaggccccctacccgtcggcgacgccctctagttttgcagttttttctgcaggttcgtttcgtcgtccgtacgcactaaaacgcacgtaacttttgaaccgtttacccgtttgacctcccgtttcttcctacatgcttgtaaattcacattctatcatatgaacttaaaatcccatatccggattaaggaaattcttaacttacacgctatcgccttattattaatttatgatttattcgacccgttcatgccttCATCCACAAAACTTGTTTGTTTGACCAAGACTTCTTATGAACCTAATAATGTCCACATTGTATATCATACAAGGTTAAGTTATCGGATGCCTTGCATCCTCttgacccattttcgctcaagagcttattttgacccgttaagggtatttgcgcattttaaggtctttagcttacgacaaccatacttctcgctttcttgctttttcaaaacattcatttaatcaaatagcttgtttgaaatcaacttttaagaccatttgctcgttttacccatcaagggcgtttttgtcaactttgctcTATCCTTAACAACAAAGGACTCCCTTGCATAAAtaaccaatcctactacttagCTACAATTCTTAATCACATATACCTCGCTcggagatccgtttaatacttcatcggtCTCATACAATTCTTTCCTACTTGACCTCGATCATCATACTTAATTAAATTGCACATAACTttccataaacaactaagaagtgattacaaggaaatcacttacctcgtgcgtccatgttcatactcgtttcctcgccacttttgacccgttagccttccgtgcttgattccgtctcgacatgattcctatacttccatgtcatcgaaatcacattcttattagcatacataattgtacatgttaacgatcatatcgatcgcataattcctatttgactttcattagttacttctagcaagcataatacatgtgaccaaattcatatcatttcaaactcatgtaaaccatcatgtcatcgcattaaacACACATTCGTCAAACGCGCTCCATATAACTTACCTTAATCTTACAATTAGGACAACCCGCCTAACCATCCTTCTTATACacggttgacttttagaagtcaacggttcatttagtttaactttcgacttatcattatatacccgcaacatcataatcgactatacggacgacaatacatacattttatcatacgattggggtgcgtaccatcttttaagcataacgtacaactaattcatgcacaaccttctaaattcatacatagttcatcaaatccttctactaatcaacatgtggtatttaaaattaaacatcatacatattatcatcacattttgtccacttcatctaacaacaattcaccatttcttatccaatttctttaaacactcacacacatgtatgattccaaacattgttaacataagtaaatcatcaatttacattacatcatctaaaactcacttcataactacttattaatcacttacaagtgatctaatcttaatttcttcataatttcatcatgcttttgatatgtgtactaccttgtaagcatagtgtacaactagttcatgcatatccttctaatctcatacataattcatcaatttcttccttctaatcaacatgaatcatacatgcataaacatcaaacatactagtatcacatttctttcaattcccctcataagaatccatcttacaaatcaaaatacatcaattttaagcaagaatttagacatagatgatttatccatgtcatcatcttcaccataacaaacgggtttcacccttaaacatcaaattaacctaaaccatgcataatccatgttctatatgatgattaTAACACATACCAATGCTCAATTTCACTTGAACTCACGGATTAGAACATAACCCATTTTAcacatgatcaccaatcttagattttcgacataccttatgatcccctcgtgttggagatcattaatccatgctcggttatggatttgagcttcatcttgccttccgatttgagcataaagatggaactagggtttgaggCTCCATGGGAGCCTCCTGCTCTCTCTCTcgaacacacgtatgtgtgtgtttgtgtgtgttagaTATTTTATAACTTAACTTTCATTTGTTCCATTTTAGCCCCTTGGTTTACTTTTAAAACATAAATGACATTACCTTTATCATTTAAGacttttgaccatacccttaactaggttaaatagcctagttatttatttcctgacgtgtcacataataacatacaacaaacattaacattcagattttgggtcgttacaagtctaccacccttaaacaaggtttcgtccccgaaacctttctcacttTCATCGAACACACATTATCTTTTCTTCCAGTCCATCCATACGACCACTAGCCCATACTTGCCTGATCATTCTTTCCTATTTCATTTGCATTTTCATTTACTTGACCTGTCAATAACTGGTCATTACACATACTCTTCCATCCTTTAATATGATCCATTCTTAATGGATCTAATTACTCCCTCTCACCTCTAAAAATTTACATTCTCTACATACTCTGTATAACATTCAACTTTTGTTTTGTTACCACCACAAAACTTACTATTTCATAGTCACACCTACGTGCTTAACTCTAACGTTAATCTTACTCTACGTTTTCGACAGTTACGTATACCTTGCATACCTTTATATTATCTTTAAATCATTTCGTTCATTTTACATTACTATTACTTTCTCTTCATGCATTACTTAGTTCACGTATATAAATAGTTCATATCTCTCCAATCATGAGTTAAACATTTCACTAACCTCTTTTTCATTTCCTAAACCACGATCTGCAACCCAGATCGATCATCTTCTCCTCGAGTACTAACCGTTTAGGCCAACTTTCATTCCTTCGTGTAATGAGCTTCCGCTCGTGCACGCCCTTTCACCAATAcgattggtttcatcacatcactAATCCAACATTATCACCAACAACATCAGCGGTTAGCATATATCATTCAATCATTCATTACACTAGGTGATTACCCATCTATAACTCTTCTACAATTTTCCTACGTACATGCTATAACACATTCCATACTTCATTCCTTACATACAATTCTTTTACTCTAGTTACTTATTTCGTCACCCTTGCGGTTTGACCCTTCAAGTCCCACT
This genomic stretch from Helianthus annuus cultivar XRQ/B chromosome 8, HanXRQr2.0-SUNRISE, whole genome shotgun sequence harbors:
- the LOC110872697 gene encoding peptide-N4-(N-acetyl-beta-glucosaminyl)asparagine amidase A — protein: MPLQITKAMKITYLFTLIHLFSVQCSPSPSPSPPHFVGKHSLNNTTPQQYFEVTHPLPTDDITPSCSVSLLNHSFANTYGSPPVTVNYTPPKSKCKWSVAVLEFQAECKGEQYDRIAGVWLDGVELLRTSTAQPTEAGIFWKVRKDVSRYSSVISQSNVKLTVMLENIVNKDFTGVYDVNISLHFYSASSVRVPLSIVSGIHTSSSSRKLVSVKNNEIGGKVNVDRVLKALYPYDKPADSVVPISGTNGVNEGFWFKIDDEHDVQTTKVKIASKTYKAVLELYVSFHGNDEFWYMNPSDAYVETNHLSTGRAHGAYREVLVTIDGELVGAVVPFPVIFTGGINPLFWEPVVSIGAFNLPSYDIDLTPFLGRLLDNKDHKIGIQIADGISFWLVDANLHLWVDHSNVKAQTVSSKVPAMEIERKNEFVLLDGEFEIEGERESEVTSWVSSSAGNLTTKYKEKIKFKNKLKFKDQGTKKELDQTYKRKIKIKTTNEMGQVVENLEVKIKYPLDINTETRPGLDRGTTVMTTQVELERSERVSGGTDWMSLSHKLNCTGMMVVKGSSVLSGLAENHQNYNYKDGLGCYTRKVDVVNGVVVGDDPSSICS